The DNA sequence GATGGAGAGATCGGCGTGGACAGCGAACCCGGCGTGGGTTCGACATTCTGGTTCACGATCACGCTGAAAAAGAGCAAGATCGCGCACGAAGTCGCGACCGTGCAGGACGGCGTCGCCGGCAAGCGCGCGTTGGTCTGCGCCCGGCACGACGCCTCGCGCGAGTTGCTGTACGTCCTCCTCGAGCACGACCGCTGCCTCGTCGAGGCGTTCGAAAGCGTGGCGGCCTTGTTTGACGACGACGCCATCTCGCACGAAAGCCTCGAGCAGATCGATCTGATCATGCTGGACGAGGCGGCGTTGACCGATCCGGCCATGGCCGCCCTGCTGGATCTCAACTGCGCGTCGGCCAGCCCCGCCCGCGTGGTTTTCATCCCCGATATCACGAACAGCTTCCCCTCCATCCCCGCGTATGTCGAGGCCATCGTGCCCTGGCCGCTCAAGAACGACCCAATCCGCAACACCCTGCGCACCCTGTTTGCGCCCGCGCAAACGAGTCAACCGCATCCGACCGCGACGGCGGCGGAGCGCCTCTACGTTCCGGAAGCGCGCATCCTGCTCGTCGAGGACAACGAGATCAACCAGCGCGTGTCGCAGCGCATCATCGAGCGGTACGGCTGCACGATCGACTGTGCGACGAACGGGCGCGACGCCCTCGCGATCGTCGCCGGCGGAAACTACGATCTGGTCTTCATGGACTGCCAGATGCCCGTCATGGATGGGTTCGAGGCGACCCGGCTCATACGGGATTTCGAACGTCAGTACGCGCTCACCGCGGTCCCGATCGTCGCGATGACCGCCAACGCCCTCAAGGGCGACCGCGAGCGCTGCCTCGAAGCCGGCATGGACGATTACATCGCCAAACCCGTGCATCCCACCCAGATCGAAGCGGCGCTGCGCAAGTGGATTCCGCAGCACATCGTCATCTATTCCGACGAGAGCACCGCCGGCGCCCTCAAAAAATAACCATGAAGTGGCGCATTTACGGAGCCGATTGCTTATTTTAGGCCTCTCTATTCTCTGGCTCCACGCCGCCTGACGCCCCCGGCGATCACGCGCGCATTCCCGTCCCCCGATCGGGTCGATTCAAACCGGCACGCGGTTTATCGACTTTCCACGTCCTCCGAGTATTCCGGTGTATCGCTATGTTCGTTCCCAACCGACTGCGGGGCGCTGCGCGCTTCCGTCCCGTCTTGATGTTGTGCGCTCTGCTCGCTTTCCCCGCCGCCGCCCTGGCGCAACAGTGTTATATCGAGCAAGCCTATCAGTGCGGTCCAGGCTCGCTCTGCGCTGAAGACGGCACCTGCAAACCCATCGCCACCGTCATCCCCGGGACGATTTACTGGGTCGACCAGGCTACCGGCAACGACACAAACGACGGTTCGCAACTGCGCCCCTGGAAGACGATCACGCGCGCGGCCCAGGGCAATGAATTGACGCCGGGCGACGGCGTGCTCGTGCGGGCGGGCACCTATTACGAAGAGATCGTCCCCAAACGCGGCGGCACGCCCGGTCTGCCCATCACCTATGCGGCCAACCCGGGCGAGGACGTCATCGTTTCCGGCGCCGAGCCCCTGCCGGGCGTATGGACGAAGAGCGGCAACGTCTGGTCGATGAAATGGCCCTACGACAGTTGGCTCGTGGGCGACCTGAACAAGCTCGTCTACAACCGCAACGGGGTCATGAAATACGACGCCGCCCGGCATGCCGAAATGGTCATCGCCGCCGGCGAGGTGCTCAAACCCTACTACAACAACATCGATACGTGGCAGCCGGCCTATACCCCCACGAGCCTGCCCGAAGGGACGTTTTTCGTCAAGGGCACCGGCTCGCTGACGTCGATCGGCAAGCCCGAGACCGTCTACGTGCGTTTGCCCGGCGACGCCAACCCGAACCAGGTCCGGATGGAAACGAGCCGGAAAGGGCATCTCTTCAACCCTTCGGGCAACGTCGAATGCTCCGCGAAGGTGCCGGGCAGCGGCCTGCCGCCGCACAGCCACCTGCGCCTCGCCGGCTTCACCTTCCGTCATCTCGCCAATATCCTCAAACAGGGCGCGGTGTGCACGGGAAATGAAGGCACCCTGATCGACAACATCGTCATCGAGTGGACGAACGGCACGGGAATCCTGTTGTTCGGGAGCCACCAGCGCGTACGCGGCGTCCGGGCCTACTACAACGGGATCGACGGCTTCAAAGGCGGCGTCAACGAATCCCAGGGCTGCGACGACTGCACCGTGGCGCACAGCGTGGCCAAATACAACAACTGGAAGGGATACGACCCCTACCACGAGTCGGGCGGGGGCAAGTGGACGTATACCACGAACAGCCTGTTCACCCAGCTCGATTTCTCCGAGAACGAGGGCCCCGGCCTCTGGCTGGACACCGACAACACGAACAACATCATCGAGCGCAGCCGCTTCCACTCGAACATGGGCGTCAACCTCTTCATCGAGGTGAACAGCGACGGCAACCTGGTGCGCAACAACGTCAGCACCATGGCGCGGACGGCGCAGCCGGCGCCCGGCGACACGTGGTATGTGAAGTGGAACGGGATCGTGGGCAACCGATTCATCGGCCACGGGATGGTGGTGGACGTGAGCGAGGGCAACATGGTGGTGCACAACACCTTCATGGGCAACCTCGCCAGCGGTCTGCGCATCGGCTCCGACGAGCGGGGCGACGCCACGAACACCGGGTTTTACAACAACCTGTTCCTCGACAACGTGCGCGGACAGGCCAGCGCCGAGCTGGCGTATGAAAAATACGTCGACGTGACGCCGGCGCTGACCAACCACGGCGGCGGCAACGCGTACTGGCCGCATAATTCCACCGCGTTCTCCACGTTCCACTTCCAGCCCAAGGGCGGCGCGTCCATCCCGGGCTTCGAGACCAACGCGCTGCCGGCGTGGCGGACGTGGTCGAAGACCGATCTCTCCTCCACGATGGTGGACAAGTCGGCGCCGCACGTTACCGACCTGAACGACCCGTTCGCCGGCTGGATGCTGGCCGACGGCTCCCAGTTTTCCGGCAAGGCCGCGGCGCTCCCGGCCGGCGTGCCGAAGGTTACAAACGACTTCTTTGGCAACCCGCGTCCGCTTTCGGGCGCCGCGCTCGGCGCGCACGAGGGCGCCACGCCCTTTATCGACGTCGCCTACCGCGCCGGCCACAACCTCGTCGGCCTGCCGCTCGACGTGGCCGACGCGGATGTCGACGCCGTATTTCCCGATGCGACGGGCGGCACGCTCCTGACCTTCAACGGCGTGTCGTTCGTCCCGCCGATCCCGGCCACGCTGGTGCCCGGCGCCGGCTACTGGCTACGGTTCCCCGCCAACGGAACGCAGCGCGTCGCCGGCATCCCCGCCGCGTCGCGGACCTGGTCCCTGCACACCGGCTGGAACATCGTGTCCGGACCGACCTGCGCGGTGACGCTGGCGCAGGTGAACGACCCGGCCGGCATCATCGACCCCGATCTGTTCTTCGGCTACGAGAACACCTTCGTCGTGCCCGAGAACCAGCTGCTCGAGCCCGGGAAGGGCTACTGGGTTTTCGCGAAGAAGACCGGCAGCGTGACGCTGACCTGCGGCAGCGCGTCGAAGGCGTCGCCGGCGGTGGCCGCGCGCGCGCCGGAAGGGCCCCGGGTGGTCGTCCAGACCGGCGCCGGCCTCGCGCAGACGCTGTCCTGGCGCCCGGATGCCGCCTCGTCGGCCGCCATGCCGCCGGCCCCCGCGGGCACGGGGCTGGACGTCCGCTTCATGGATGGACGCCTGGCGTCGGCCCGGATCGACGGAGCGACGCTGCTGCTCCAGGCCGGCGCGCCGGCTTCGGCGACGTTTTTGGATCTGGATGGAGGCGCCTACGCACTCGACGTGTTCGACTCCGCCGGCGCGCGCATCGCGACGCTCCCGATCGTATCCGGCGCGGCGACGCCGATCCCCGGCGCGGGGGCGCGCCGCCTCGTCGTGCGCGCCGCGGACGCGGGCGCGACGCCGGTCTCCTTCGCGCTGGAGCAGAACTACCCGAACCCGTTCCGCGACCGGACGGCCATCCGCTACGCCCTGCCCGAGGCCGGCCCGGTGACGCTGCGCGTCGTCGACGTGCTCGGGCGCGAGGTGCTCCGCGTGATCGATGCCGATCAGCCCGCCGGCTGGCATAGCGCCACGCTCGACGCAACGCAGCTCCCGAGCGGGGTCTATCTGTACGAGATGGAAGCCGGCGCCTATCGCGCCGTGCGCCAGTTCCTCGTCGTCCGCTGATGCCTTCGTGATCCATCACGCCCACCTCACCGACACCGACGTGCGCCGGTTGCTGCGCTCGGGCGACATCGCCTGGGCGGGCAACCGGCGTTTGCGCATCTACGGGACGCTGCGCTGCTGGAGCGGCAAGCGCATGAAACGCGCGAATCGGGTCTTCTTCCGTTCGGAAGCCGACGCCATCGCCGCCGGCTTCCGTCCGTGCGGCCACTGCATGCGGGGCGCGACCTCCGCGCGAAAACCAGTCTGATCCCGCCGGACTTGCCTATTTTGATATTATTCACCATATCTTAAGGCGGTGTCCACGGACGCCCTCTACCCCTGCGCGCGCCTGACATCACCACCTCGGCGCACGGGGCCTCTGCATCCACCAATACCCACTCTACCTGGAGGTTCAGTATGCGTATCCAGTTTTTTATGCTCACCATCTTTCTGGGGGTCATCCTTTCCGTCCATCTTGCCATGAACGGGCAGGTAGGGGCGATCATGCGCAACCCGAAAGTGGCCAATGCCGTGTTCTGGTGCATCGGG is a window from the Rhodothermales bacterium genome containing:
- a CDS encoding Ada metal-binding domain-containing protein; translated protein: MIHHAHLTDTDVRRLLRSGDIAWAGNRRLRIYGTLRCWSGKRMKRANRVFFRSEADAIAAGFRPCGHCMRGATSARKPV
- a CDS encoding right-handed parallel beta-helix repeat-containing protein, whose protein sequence is MLCALLAFPAAALAQQCYIEQAYQCGPGSLCAEDGTCKPIATVIPGTIYWVDQATGNDTNDGSQLRPWKTITRAAQGNELTPGDGVLVRAGTYYEEIVPKRGGTPGLPITYAANPGEDVIVSGAEPLPGVWTKSGNVWSMKWPYDSWLVGDLNKLVYNRNGVMKYDAARHAEMVIAAGEVLKPYYNNIDTWQPAYTPTSLPEGTFFVKGTGSLTSIGKPETVYVRLPGDANPNQVRMETSRKGHLFNPSGNVECSAKVPGSGLPPHSHLRLAGFTFRHLANILKQGAVCTGNEGTLIDNIVIEWTNGTGILLFGSHQRVRGVRAYYNGIDGFKGGVNESQGCDDCTVAHSVAKYNNWKGYDPYHESGGGKWTYTTNSLFTQLDFSENEGPGLWLDTDNTNNIIERSRFHSNMGVNLFIEVNSDGNLVRNNVSTMARTAQPAPGDTWYVKWNGIVGNRFIGHGMVVDVSEGNMVVHNTFMGNLASGLRIGSDERGDATNTGFYNNLFLDNVRGQASAELAYEKYVDVTPALTNHGGGNAYWPHNSTAFSTFHFQPKGGASIPGFETNALPAWRTWSKTDLSSTMVDKSAPHVTDLNDPFAGWMLADGSQFSGKAAALPAGVPKVTNDFFGNPRPLSGAALGAHEGATPFIDVAYRAGHNLVGLPLDVADADVDAVFPDATGGTLLTFNGVSFVPPIPATLVPGAGYWLRFPANGTQRVAGIPAASRTWSLHTGWNIVSGPTCAVTLAQVNDPAGIIDPDLFFGYENTFVVPENQLLEPGKGYWVFAKKTGSVTLTCGSASKASPAVAARAPEGPRVVVQTGAGLAQTLSWRPDAASSAAMPPAPAGTGLDVRFMDGRLASARIDGATLLLQAGAPASATFLDLDGGAYALDVFDSAGARIATLPIVSGAATPIPGAGARRLVVRAADAGATPVSFALEQNYPNPFRDRTAIRYALPEAGPVTLRVVDVLGREVLRVIDADQPAGWHSATLDATQLPSGVYLYEMEAGAYRAVRQFLVVR